Proteins encoded in a region of the Planctomycetaceae bacterium genome:
- a CDS encoding sulfatase, which yields MPCTKRPNILFILIDDLGWRDLGCQGSSFYETPALDRLAQQGMRFTDAYAACPVCSPTRASIMSGKYPAALGVTDWIDWGGWMHPMKGRVIEAPYVRQLPLSEHTVAAALRDGGYQTWHVGKWHLGKEPYWPTHHGFDVNIGGSDIGCPMSGYFAPWKLPNMPEAPEGTFLSDCLTDEAVKLIRNRGNKPFFLNLWHYAVHTPIQAPQRYLDKYAAKAASLGLDKKQWFELGRMHHVVGRENRPVKRRLFQSDVAYAGLVQNLDENIARVLAALDEEGIADNTIVFFTSDNGGLATSEGSPTCNAPLAEGKGWMFEGGTRAPLLVRWPGVTRPDSVCTTPITSPDFYPTILEMAGLPPLPQQHTDGVSLAPLLRGGDLPREAIFWHYPHYGNQGGTPGCSVRCGDWKLIEFYEDRHVELYNLREDVSEEHDLAAARPDIANRLREMLHQWLAKVDAKIPQPNPEYTGPCEAH from the coding sequence ATGCCTTGCACAAAACGGCCGAATATTCTGTTCATCCTTATCGACGACCTGGGCTGGCGCGACTTGGGGTGCCAGGGGAGCAGCTTTTATGAGACCCCCGCCCTCGACCGGCTGGCCCAGCAGGGAATGCGGTTTACCGACGCTTACGCGGCCTGCCCGGTGTGCTCGCCGACGCGGGCGAGCATCATGAGCGGCAAGTACCCTGCCGCGCTGGGCGTGACGGACTGGATCGACTGGGGCGGGTGGATGCACCCGATGAAGGGCCGCGTCATCGAGGCGCCGTACGTGAGGCAACTGCCCCTGAGCGAGCACACGGTCGCCGCGGCTCTGCGCGACGGCGGATACCAGACCTGGCACGTCGGCAAGTGGCACCTGGGCAAGGAGCCGTACTGGCCGACGCATCACGGCTTCGACGTCAACATCGGCGGCAGCGACATCGGCTGTCCGATGAGCGGGTACTTCGCCCCGTGGAAGCTGCCCAACATGCCCGAGGCCCCCGAGGGCACGTTCCTGAGCGACTGCCTGACCGACGAGGCCGTCAAGCTCATTCGCAACCGCGGCAACAAACCGTTCTTCCTCAACCTCTGGCACTACGCGGTCCACACGCCGATCCAGGCCCCGCAGCGGTATCTCGACAAGTACGCCGCCAAGGCCGCCTCGCTGGGGCTGGACAAAAAGCAGTGGTTCGAGTTGGGACGCATGCACCACGTCGTCGGGCGCGAGAATCGCCCCGTCAAGCGGCGGCTGTTCCAGTCCGATGTCGCCTACGCAGGCCTGGTGCAGAATCTCGATGAGAACATTGCCCGCGTCCTGGCGGCGCTGGACGAGGAAGGCATCGCCGACAACACGATCGTGTTTTTCACCAGCGACAACGGCGGCCTGGCCACCAGCGAGGGCAGCCCCACCTGCAACGCCCCGCTGGCCGAGGGCAAAGGCTGGATGTTCGAAGGCGGCACGCGAGCCCCCCTGCTGGTGCGCTGGCCGGGCGTCACCCGCCCCGACAGCGTCTGCACGACGCCCATCACCAGCCCGGACTTCTACCCGACGATCCTGGAGATGGCGGGCCTGCCCCCGCTGCCGCAGCAGCACACCGACGGCGTGAGCCTCGCCCCGCTGCTGCGCGGCGGCGACCTGCCCCGCGAGGCCATCTTCTGGCACTACCCGCACTACGGCAACCAGGGCGGAACGCCCGGATGCTCCGTCCGCTGCGGCGACTGGAAACTCATCGAATTTTACGAAGACCGGCACGTCGAGCTCTACAACCTCCGCGAGGATGTCAGCGAAGAACACGACCTGGCGGCCGCCAGGCCCGACATCGCCAACCGCCTGCGGGAGATGCTGCACCAGTGGCTGGCGAAGGTTGACGCGAAGATCCCGCAGCCGAATCCTGAGTACACCGGACCCTGCGAGGCACACTGA
- a CDS encoding STN domain-containing protein: protein MKTGIWLWSTMAMAAATAVTLIPAAGQQAPAPQADTRPASMGASAPVSAAVQLQKLLPRVTFNDADLKDVFQSLRDQTGASIHVRWNALAAAGITKNTVVTLESNNVTLEQALRLVLDGVGASAALDFTEDGNLIIVSTGDDLTTHTVIRRYDVQDLVRQSRPRLEEILTPPSAPTTQGSNIASNIDYCQASNSDEEGGFPVEALINMIKSLCTPYSWNDPYHVQVAAYANTLVITQTASNHKKIEHLLTLLRQQREASRLTLGVAIVKVPDGKSAAALAAALAGAKDIPADLVAGAADGKWVVERCSVEDTFSGDRIRIARSGTGLSGYDVLICPQARSPDGVLTAGVSVTGTWMEKTVSMARTDTLRLQVKPAAMQTATLLPSDAPGGGAILVLWQPGSK from the coding sequence ATGAAGACAGGCATTTGGCTCTGGTCGACGATGGCGATGGCCGCGGCTACCGCTGTCACGCTGATCCCCGCGGCAGGCCAGCAAGCCCCCGCCCCACAAGCTGACACACGCCCTGCGAGCATGGGCGCAAGCGCCCCTGTGAGCGCGGCAGTTCAATTGCAGAAGCTGTTGCCTCGCGTCACATTCAACGATGCTGACCTGAAGGATGTCTTTCAGAGCCTGCGCGATCAGACAGGCGCATCAATCCATGTGCGATGGAACGCCTTGGCGGCCGCCGGCATAACCAAGAACACCGTCGTCACGCTTGAGTCGAACAACGTCACGCTGGAACAAGCCCTGCGACTGGTTCTGGACGGTGTCGGGGCCTCGGCGGCGCTGGATTTTACTGAGGACGGCAACCTCATCATTGTCTCCACCGGCGACGATCTCACCACGCATACCGTCATCCGTCGATACGACGTGCAGGATCTGGTCCGCCAGTCGCGGCCGCGACTGGAGGAGATTCTGACGCCACCCTCGGCGCCCACGACACAGGGCTCAAATATCGCCTCCAATATCGACTATTGCCAAGCATCCAACTCTGACGAAGAAGGCGGCTTCCCGGTCGAGGCTCTCATCAACATGATCAAATCGCTCTGCACGCCGTACAGTTGGAACGACCCCTACCACGTGCAGGTTGCAGCATATGCCAATACACTGGTGATCACCCAGACGGCATCAAACCACAAGAAGATCGAACATCTGCTGACGCTGCTGCGCCAGCAGCGGGAGGCTTCGCGGCTGACGCTGGGCGTGGCGATTGTGAAGGTGCCCGACGGTAAATCCGCCGCCGCGCTGGCTGCCGCCCTTGCCGGCGCCAAAGACATCCCCGCGGACCTTGTGGCCGGGGCGGCCGATGGCAAATGGGTGGTTGAACGTTGCAGCGTCGAAGACACCTTCTCGGGCGACCGCATCCGCATCGCCCGCAGCGGGACAGGCCTGAGCGGCTACGACGTGCTGATCTGCCCGCAGGCCCGCAGCCCTGACGGCGTCCTCACTGCCGGCGTAAGCGTGACCGGCACATGGATGGAAAAGACCGTGTCCATGGCTCGCACCGACACGCTTCGCCTGCAGGTCAAGCCGGCCGCGATGCAGACCGCGACCCTGCTGCCCAGCGACGCCCCCGGCGGCGGAGCGATCCTGGTGCTATGGCAACCAGGCAGCAAATAG